The Streptomyces durmitorensis genome contains the following window.
AGACCGGCGACCTGTGCTGGAAGGACCTCTGCCGCGGTCCCCACCTGCCCACCACCCGCAACATCCCGGCGTTCAAGCTGATGCGCAACGCCGCGGCGTACTGGCGCGGCAGCGAGAAGAACCCGATGCTCCAGCGCATCTACGGCACCGCCTGGCCCACCAAGGACGAGCTCAAGGCCCACCTGGAGTTCCTCGCCGAGGCCGAGAAGCGCGACCACCGCAAGCTCGGCAGCGAGCTGGACCTCTTCTCCATCCCGGAGCAGATCGGCTCGGGCCTCGCGGTCTTCCACCCCAAGGGCGGCATCATCCGCCGGGTCATGGAGGACTACTCGCGGCGCCGTCACGAGGAGGAGGGGTACGAGTTCGTCTACACCCCGCACGCCACGAAGGGGAAGCTCTTCGAGACCTCGGGCCACCTGGACTGGTACGCCGACGGCATGTACCCGCCCATGCAGCTCGACGAGGGCGTGGACTACTACCTCAAGCCCATGAACTGCCCGATGCACAACCTGATCTTCGATGCGCGCGGGCGTTCCTACCGTGAACTGCCGCTGCGCCTCTTCGAGTTCGGCACGGTGTACCGCTACGAGAAGTCCGGCGTCGTGCACGGCCTGACCCGTGCCCGCGGCTTCACCCAGGACGACGCGCACATCTACTGCACCAAGGAGCAGATGGCGGAGGAGCTCGACAAGACGCTCACCTTCGTCCTGAACCTCCTGCGTGACTACGGCCTGACCGACTTCTACCTGGAGCTCTCCACCAAGGACCCGGAGAAGTTCGTCGGCTCGGACGAGATCTGGGAAGAGGCCACCGCGACGCTGCAGCAGGTCGCCGAGAAGCAGGGCCTCCCGCTGGTCCCCGACCCGGGCGGCGCCGCCTTCTACGGCCCGAAGATCTCCGTGCAGTGCAAGGACGCCATCGGCCGCACCTGGCAGATGTCGACCGTGCAGCTCGACTTCAACCTGCCGGAGCGCTTCAACCTCGAGTACACCTCGCCGGACGGCAGCAAGCAGCGTCCGGTGATGATCCACCGCGCGCTCTTCGGGTCCATCGAGCGGTTCTTCGCCGTGCTCCTCGAGCACTACGCGGGCGCGATGCCGCCGTGGCTGGCCCCGGTCCAGGCGGTGGGCATCCCCGTCGGGGACGCGCACATCCCCTACCTCCAGGAGTTCGCGGCCGAGGCCAAGAAGAAGGGCCTGCGGGTCGAGGTGGACGCCTCGTCGGACCGCATGCAGAAGAAGATCAGGACGCAGCAGAAGCTGAAGGTCCCCTTCATGATCATCGTCGGCGACGACGACATGAACGCGGGCACGATCTCCTTCCGCTACCGCGACGGCTCGCAGGAGAACGGCATCCCGCGCGACCAGGCGCTCGCCAAGCTCCTCGACGTGGTGGAGAGCCGCGAGCAGGTCTGATCCGTCCCCGCCCGCGCGGGGGTCGGGCCCCCGGGACGTTCACCGTCCCGGGGGCCTCTCGTCGTCCTCCCGCGCGAACACCTGCAACAGCCACGACGAGAACGCTCCCGTCACCGCGCCGAGCAGCGCGAGGCCGCAGAGCATCACGCCGACCGCGATCAGCCGCCCCAGCGGCGTCACGGGCGTCTCGTCGCCGTAGCCCACGGTCGCGAGCGTGGCCGATGCCCACCACGCCGCGTCCCCGAACGTGCGGATCGTGGCGCCCCGCGCCGCGTGCTCCTGCTGATAGACGGCCAGCGCCCCGGTGAAGCCGAGGAGCAGCGCCGAGAGACCGGCGTACGTGACCACGCGCGCGTGCAGCGCGAGACGCGGCTTCCCGTGCCTGCGCTGGACCGCTTCGTAGACGTGCACGACGCGCAGCGGCCGCAGCAGGGGCAGGACGAGGACGAGGGTGTCCAGCCAGTGGCCGCGTACGAAGCGCAGTCCCTGCCCGCTCAGCCGCCACCGCACCGCGTAGTCCACGGCGAACGCGGCCCAGGCCGCGAAGATCACCGCGAGACAGACGCCGCGCCCTGCCCCGGGCAGCCCGGAGGCCAGGACCAGCACCGCGTACGCGGCGAGGTAGAGCAGCGACGCCACGGCCAGCGGCGCCTCCGTGCGGTTCTCCCAGCGTGCCTGACGGCTGTCATGGGTCATCTGCACAGCTTCGCGGTGCTGCGCCCGGCGGGCGCCCCGCCGACACGCTTCGATCGGGCTAAGTCATATGCTGCACTGCATGACGAGTGAGCCGGAGCAGCAGATCGGAGTGGGGACGCAGGACGCGTTCCAGCGCCTGTGGACGCCCCACCGGATGGCGTACATCCAGGGCGAGAACAAGCCGAGCGGTCCGGGCGCCGACGACGGCTGTCCCTTCTGCTCCATCCCGGCCAAATCCGACGAGGACGGTCTGGTCGTCGCGCGCGGCGAGCAGGTGTACGCGGTGCTCAACCTCTACCCGTACAACGGCGGCCACTTGATGGTCGTGCCCTACCGCCACGTCGCCGACTACACGGAGCTGACCGCCCTCGAGACGGCCGAGCTCGCCGAGGTCACCAAGCAGGCCATGACGGCGCTGCGCGCCGCGTCCGGGGCGCACGGCTTCAACATCGGCATGAACCAGGGCACGGTGGCGGGGGCCGGCATCGCCGCGCATCTGCATCAGCACCTCGTGCCGCGCTGGGGCGGGGACACGAACTTCATGCCGGTCGTCGGCCACACGAAGGTGCTGCCGCAGCTGCTCGCGGACACCCGCAAGATGCTGGCCGACGCCTGGCCCGCCGCGCGCTAGGGCGCCTCACGCGTCGTACACGTCCGCCTTCCTCGGCATCGGGTCCTGGACCAGTCCGCTGAGGAGGCCGGAGCGGTTGCCGAACTTCTCCGTGTCGACGCCGTTCTCCTCGAGCACCTTGATGGCCGCCGAGTGCACCACGCGCAGCACCGGTGTGGCCGCGCGCAGGGCGTCGTCGGCCATGAAGCGGTGCCGCCAGGGCTTGTCCGCCCAGGCGTGCCGCAGGCCGAAGGGCTCGGGCAGGACCAGCTTGCCGCCGAGGTGGTCCAGGATCGGCGGATACCACGTGAAGGGGGCGCGCACCGCGAGGCGAACGACCTCGTCGGCGTCGACCAGCGGCAGTTTGCGCTCGGTGGTCTCCCAGAACTTGATGGGCTTGGAGACCTTCTTCACCTTGGGGTCGGGCTTGCTGGTGAACAGCGAGTGGACCGGTCCGAGCGCGTGGCCGGTGACCTCGATGCGCAGCGTCTCGTGCAGGACGGTCACCGTGATCAGCATCGTGATGACCAACTGGCCGTCCCACAGCGTGAACTGGACCCCCAGATAGTGCCGGTTGCCGCTGCCGAACTGCTGCTCGTTGCAGATCCGCTGTATCTCGTGGCCGCGGACCTGGAAGGCCTCGACCTCCGTGCCGCTGGGGCGCGAGACCGCCTTCGCGTTCTCCCCGATGGGGGAGACGATCCAGTGCTTTATCGACGGCGTCGGGAAGCCGCCGGTGTGCAGCGGGCCGCGCTCCAGGAGCCGCAGCTGGTCGTGCACCGCGCGTATGACGTCCCAGCTGCGGAAGGGGTGGATCTCCGTGCCTTCCTTGCTGGAGACCAGCTCCTCGGCGAGCTGCCAGCTGCCCCAGCGCGTGCCCATGCCCAGTATTCCCTTGGGGCCGGCGTAGAAGACCGAGTTGCTCTGCTGCTCGGCCGACAGGCGCGCGAGGCCCTGACGGAGCTGCTCGGCGGCCGTCTCACCCGGGCTGCCCGGCACCGCCTCGGGGATCTTGGCGCCGATGCCGCCGCCGGAGAGCAGGCTCCCCCAGCGGTCGCGCAGGTCCCTCGCGGTGCGCTCGGCGATCATCTTGGCCCAGAACCAGCCCAGTACGGGGACGACGATGGCCGCGCGGATGTACCAGCCAAGAAGGCCGTCGACCGGCAGCTTGACGAGGAAGATCACGGCGAGGACGCCGATGGCGACCATGGCGGCCGTGGCGATCGCGCTCGCCCGCTTGTTGTCCCGCTTGACGACCGCCTGCTTGACGGTGAAGAGCAGCAGCCAGACCAGGAGTCCGGGCAGGAAGAGCAGCCCGCACAGCACCATCACGACGGTGAGCCAGCGGTCGCGCTCCTTGCGGATGTTGTTCGCGGCGAGGCAGTGCTCGACGATCGACTGCGGTTCCATGCCGAAGGACTGGATGAGCGGCTTGCGGGCGCCGCCGAGCATCCGCACCTGCACGGCCCGCGCGAACGCCTCGCCCAGATTCGGCGCGAAGAGCGACCAAAGGCCGTCCTTCACCTCGGACTTGTGCCATTCGTTGTTGGCGTCGAGGATCTTCGCGGCCTTGTCGTCGCGGTACGCGGCCGACGCCAGGGCGTGGGTCGCCGCCGTCTGCCCCGCGGCCCCGGACAACGGGACCTGGGCCCCGGGCCTGAAGTCGAATACGTCATCCGCCACTGCCGCCCCCAACGCCGCAAAACCTTCGCTGCTGCGGCTCTTCCCGACTTCCCTGCCCGGCACACCTGTTGATCAGGTCATCAGCGTATCGGTGCGCACCGACATCCGGCAGGGCGCATCCGGTGCACCCTGCCGGATCCGATCAACTAGGAGACGTCCTGGGCCTGTTCACGGATCCTCTCGGAGAGCTGCGGAGGCATGGGCTCGTGGCGTGCGTACGTCCGGCTGAAGCGCGCGGTGCCCTGCGACAGGGACCGCAGGTCCACGGCATACCGCCCGATCTCGATCTCGGGCACCTCGGCCCGTACGAGCGTGCGCCCGCCGGGCGCCTGCTCGGTCCCGACCACCCGGCCGCGACGCCCCGAGAGGTCGCTCATCACCGCGCCCACATGGTCGTCGGCGACCAGGACCCGCACCTCGGCCACCGGCTCCAGGAGATGGATCCTGGCCTCGGCCGATGCCTCGCGCAGGGCGAGCGCGCCCGCCGTCTGGAACGCGGCGTCGGAGGAGTCCACCGAGTGCGCCTTGCCGTCGAGCAGCGTGATCCGTACGTCGATGAGGGGGTAGCCGGCGGCCACACCCCGCGCGGCCTGCGCCCGCACGCCCTTCTCGACGGACGGGATGAACTGCCGGGGCACGGCGCCGCCCACGACCTTGTCGACGAACTCGATGCCGCTGCCGCCCGGCAGCGGTTCGACCTCGATCTCACAGATCGCGTACTGGCCGTGGCCGCCGGACTGCTTCACATGGCGGCCGCGTCCCCCCGACCTGCCCGCGAACGTCTCCCGGAGGGAGACCTTGTGGGTCACGACGTCGACCCGCACGCCGTACCGGCTGCGCAGCCGTTCCAGGGCGACGTCCGCGTGGGCCTCGCCCAGGCACCACAGGACCACCTGGTGGGTGTCCTGGTTCTGTTCCAGGCGCATCGTCGGGTCCTCGGCGACCAGGCGCGAGAGCCCCTGGGAGAGCTTGTCCTCGTCCGCCTTGCTGTGCGCCTGGATGGCGAGCGGCAGGAGCGGGTCGGGCATGTCCCAGGGCTCCATCAGGAGCGGATTGTCCTTGGCCGAGAGGGTGTCGCCCGTCTCGGCGCGGTTCAGCTTGGCGACGCAGGCCAGATCGCCCGCGATGCAGCGGGTGAGCGTGCGCTGCTGCTTGCCGAAGGGGGAGGAGAGAGCGCCGACGCGCTCGTCGACGTCGTGGTCCTCGTGGCCGCGGTCGGCAAGGCCGTGCCCGGAGACGTGCACGGTCTCGTCGGGGCGCAGGGTGCCGGAGAAGACGCGTACGAGCGAGACGCGCCCCACGTAGGGGTCGGACGCGGTCTTCACGACCTCGGCGACCAGCGGCCCGTCGGGGTCGCAGGTGAGCGCGGGCCGCGGCTTGCCGCCCGGTGTGGTGACGGCCGGCGCCGGGTGCTCCAGGGGGGTGGGGAAGCCGCCCGTGATCAGTTCGAGGAGCTCCACCGTGCCGATGCCCTGCCGGGCGCCCTCGGCCGCGGGCGCCGCCGCGAGGACGGGGTGGAAGATGCCGCGCGCCACGGCCCGTTCCAGGTCGTCCACGAGTGTCTTGAAGTCGATGTCCTCGCCGCTGAGGTAACGGTCCATGAGGGACTCGTCCTCGCTCTCGGCGATGATCCCCTCGATCAGTTTGTTGCGTGCGTCCTCGATGAGCGGGAGCTGGTCGTCGCCCGGTTCGGACTCCTTGCGCTCGCCGGACGCGTAGTCGAAGATCCGCTGCGAGAGCAGCCCGACCAGGCCGGTCACCGGTGCGTGCCCGTCAGGCCCCTCGGTCCCGTGCAGCGGCAGGTACAGCGGGAGCACGGCGTCGGGATCGTCGGCCCCGAACGCGTCGGCGCAGGTCCGCGTCATGTCGCTGAAGTCGGCGCGGGCCGCCTCCAGGTGCGTCACCACGATGGCCCGCGGCATGCCGACCGCCGCGCACTCCTCCCACACCATGCGGGTCGCGCCGGTGATGCCTTCTCTGCCCTCGGCCGCCGAAACGACGAAAAGGGCCGCGTCCGCCGCGCGCAGACCGGCCCTCAACTCGCCGACGAAATCGGCGTACCCGGGGGTGTCCAGAAGATTGATCTTGAAGCCGCCCCATTCGACGGGGACCAGGGACAGCTGCACCGAGCGCTGCTGACGGTGCTCGATGTCGTCGTAGTCGGAGACGGCGGTGCCGTCCTCCACGCGGCCCGCGCGGTTCACCGCCCCCGCGGTCAGCGCGAGGGCCTCCACCAGAGTCGTCTTGCCCGATCCGCTGTGGCCGACCAGCACCACATTCCGTACGGACGCGGGGTGGTCGGCCGCTGTAGCCCTGCCGGCGGCTCCGGGGTGTGCGTTCGCCTTGTCGCCCATGCCTTGGCCTCCCGGTCACGTGCACGGTGAGGAGGCACCGCCCCCTCGGGGATGCTGGCTGCTCGCGGACATGCGGGGCCGTGTGCGGGTCGGCTCCGGCGACGCCCGCGGTGCTTTCGAGCTTTCCACTCGGGTCACTGTGCGTCCATACGTCGTACGCGATCGTGAGGGGGCGAGCCGGTCCGTCAAGGGCGTGACTACGATGGGCCAGCCGGTGGCCAACAGGGCCGCGCGGCTCACCGACCCCTCGGGAAGGCCATGCTGAACAAGTACGCGCGTGCATTCTTCACGCGTGTTCTCACACCGTTCGCCGCGTTTCTCATCCGTCGCGGCGTGAGCCCCGACGCGGTCACGTTCATCGGCACCGCCGGTGTGGTGGCGGGCGCGCTGGTCTTCTTCCCCCGCGGAGAGTTCTTCTGGGGCACGATCGTCATCACGCTCTTCGTGTTCTCCGACCTCGTCGACGGGAACATGGCGCGGCAGCTGGGACGCTCCAGCCGCTGGGGAGCCTTCCTCGACTCGACACTCGACCGGGTGGCCGACAGCGCGATCTTCGGTGGCCTGGCGCTCTGGTACGCGGGCTCCGGCGACAACGACGTCCTGTGCGCCGTCTCCATCTTCTGCCTGGCCAGCGGCCAGGTGGTCTCGTACACGAAGGCGCGCGGCGAGGCGATCGGCCTGCCCGTCGCCGTCAACGGCCTGGTGGAGCGCGCCGAGCGCCTGGTGATCTCGCTGGTCGCCGCGGGCCTGGCGGGACTGCACAAGTTCGGGGTCCCCGGCATCGACGTCCTGCTGCCGATCGCCCTGTGGATCGTCGCCGTGGGCAGCCTCGTCACGCTCGTCCAGCGCGTCGTGACCGTGCGCAAGGAGGCCGCCGAGGCGGACGCGGCCACGCAGGCACCGGCCCAGGGCAGTGAGGCCACGTCGTGAAGGACCGACTGACCGACGCGCTCTACGGAGCAGCCTGGAGCACGGTCAAGAAGCTCCCGGAACCGGTGGCGGTACGCCTCGGCCGGACCATCGCCGACACCGTGTGGAAGCGGCGCGGCAAGGGCATCCTGCGCCTGGAGGCCAACTACGCGCGCGTGGTGCCCGACGCGAGCCCGGAGCGCCTCGCCGAACTGTCCAGGGCGGGCATGCGCTCGTACCTGCGCTACTGGATGGAGTCGTTCCGGCTGCCGTCGTGGAGCCGGGAGCGTATCGGGGCAGGCGTCGCCATCAACGACCTCCACCGGCTGACGGACGGCCTGGCCTCCGGCAAGGGCGTCATTCTGGCCCTTCCGCACCTGGGCAACTGGGACCTGGCGGGCGCATGGGTCACCACGAAGCTGGACACGCCGTTCACGACGGTCGCCGAGCGCCTCAAGCCCGAGACGCTGTACGACCGCTTCGTCGCCTACCGCGAGGGCCTCGGCATGGAGGTCCTGCCGCACGAGGGCGGCTCCGCCTTCGGCACCCTGGCGCGGCGGCTGCGCGCGGGCGGCCTGGTCTGCCTCGTCGCGGACCGGGACCTCTCGGCCTCCGGCGTCGAGGTGAAGTTCTTCGGGGACACCGCGCGGATGCCCGCGGGGCCCGCGATCCTCGCGCAGCAGACGGGAGCGCT
Protein-coding sequences here:
- the thrS gene encoding threonine--tRNA ligase, translating into MSDVRVIIQRDSEREERVVTTGTTAAELFAGERTIVAARVAGELKDLAYAVQDGEEVEPVEISSEDGLNILRHSTAHVMAQAVQELFPEAKLGIGPPVQNGFYYDFDVEKPFTPEDLKAIEKKMQEIQKRGQRFSRRVVTDEAAREELADEPYKLELIGIKGSASSDDGADVEVGGGELTIYDNLDPKTGDLCWKDLCRGPHLPTTRNIPAFKLMRNAAAYWRGSEKNPMLQRIYGTAWPTKDELKAHLEFLAEAEKRDHRKLGSELDLFSIPEQIGSGLAVFHPKGGIIRRVMEDYSRRRHEEEGYEFVYTPHATKGKLFETSGHLDWYADGMYPPMQLDEGVDYYLKPMNCPMHNLIFDARGRSYRELPLRLFEFGTVYRYEKSGVVHGLTRARGFTQDDAHIYCTKEQMAEELDKTLTFVLNLLRDYGLTDFYLELSTKDPEKFVGSDEIWEEATATLQQVAEKQGLPLVPDPGGAAFYGPKISVQCKDAIGRTWQMSTVQLDFNLPERFNLEYTSPDGSKQRPVMIHRALFGSIERFFAVLLEHYAGAMPPWLAPVQAVGIPVGDAHIPYLQEFAAEAKKKGLRVEVDASSDRMQKKIRTQQKLKVPFMIIVGDDDMNAGTISFRYRDGSQENGIPRDQALAKLLDVVESREQV
- a CDS encoding potassium channel family protein — encoded protein: MTHDSRQARWENRTEAPLAVASLLYLAAYAVLVLASGLPGAGRGVCLAVIFAAWAAFAVDYAVRWRLSGQGLRFVRGHWLDTLVLVLPLLRPLRVVHVYEAVQRRHGKPRLALHARVVTYAGLSALLLGFTGALAVYQQEHAARGATIRTFGDAAWWASATLATVGYGDETPVTPLGRLIAVGVMLCGLALLGAVTGAFSSWLLQVFAREDDERPPGR
- a CDS encoding HIT family protein, translated to MLHCMTSEPEQQIGVGTQDAFQRLWTPHRMAYIQGENKPSGPGADDGCPFCSIPAKSDEDGLVVARGEQVYAVLNLYPYNGGHLMVVPYRHVADYTELTALETAELAEVTKQAMTALRAASGAHGFNIGMNQGTVAGAGIAAHLHQHLVPRWGGDTNFMPVVGHTKVLPQLLADTRKMLADAWPAAR
- a CDS encoding elongation factor G-like protein EF-G2, which produces MGDKANAHPGAAGRATAADHPASVRNVVLVGHSGSGKTTLVEALALTAGAVNRAGRVEDGTAVSDYDDIEHRQQRSVQLSLVPVEWGGFKINLLDTPGYADFVGELRAGLRAADAALFVVSAAEGREGITGATRMVWEECAAVGMPRAIVVTHLEAARADFSDMTRTCADAFGADDPDAVLPLYLPLHGTEGPDGHAPVTGLVGLLSQRIFDYASGERKESEPGDDQLPLIEDARNKLIEGIIAESEDESLMDRYLSGEDIDFKTLVDDLERAVARGIFHPVLAAAPAAEGARQGIGTVELLELITGGFPTPLEHPAPAVTTPGGKPRPALTCDPDGPLVAEVVKTASDPYVGRVSLVRVFSGTLRPDETVHVSGHGLADRGHEDHDVDERVGALSSPFGKQQRTLTRCIAGDLACVAKLNRAETGDTLSAKDNPLLMEPWDMPDPLLPLAIQAHSKADEDKLSQGLSRLVAEDPTMRLEQNQDTHQVVLWCLGEAHADVALERLRSRYGVRVDVVTHKVSLRETFAGRSGGRGRHVKQSGGHGQYAICEIEVEPLPGGSGIEFVDKVVGGAVPRQFIPSVEKGVRAQAARGVAAGYPLIDVRITLLDGKAHSVDSSDAAFQTAGALALREASAEARIHLLEPVAEVRVLVADDHVGAVMSDLSGRRGRVVGTEQAPGGRTLVRAEVPEIEIGRYAVDLRSLSQGTARFSRTYARHEPMPPQLSERIREQAQDVS
- the pgsA gene encoding phosphatidylinositol phosphate synthase, coding for MLNKYARAFFTRVLTPFAAFLIRRGVSPDAVTFIGTAGVVAGALVFFPRGEFFWGTIVITLFVFSDLVDGNMARQLGRSSRWGAFLDSTLDRVADSAIFGGLALWYAGSGDNDVLCAVSIFCLASGQVVSYTKARGEAIGLPVAVNGLVERAERLVISLVAAGLAGLHKFGVPGIDVLLPIALWIVAVGSLVTLVQRVVTVRKEAAEADAATQAPAQGSEATS
- a CDS encoding phosphatidylinositol mannoside acyltransferase, translated to MKDRLTDALYGAAWSTVKKLPEPVAVRLGRTIADTVWKRRGKGILRLEANYARVVPDASPERLAELSRAGMRSYLRYWMESFRLPSWSRERIGAGVAINDLHRLTDGLASGKGVILALPHLGNWDLAGAWVTTKLDTPFTTVAERLKPETLYDRFVAYREGLGMEVLPHEGGSAFGTLARRLRAGGLVCLVADRDLSASGVEVKFFGDTARMPAGPAILAQQTGALLLPVTLWFDETPVMKGRVHAPIDVPETGTRTEKTSVMTQALADAFATGIADHPEDWHMLQRLWLADLDPAKGPADGSGHPAEGTAP